Genomic window (Candidatus Vicinibacter proximus):
GCAATCAGAAACTATAAAATTTGGATTTTTTGTTACGATAATATTTTTTCTACCCGGTAATGATTTACCGATACTATCAAAGCATTTTCTACCCATTAAGATATGATGCCCCATAGTTTGTTTTTTAAAATATTTTAAATCTGCAGGAAGGTGCCATGGAATTTTATTTTCGTCACCAATTAAGCCCTCAGAATTCATTGCAACAATAGCAGAAATAATCATGTTTTATCTTTTTTAATGAGGTCCTTTTTTTTCATTTTTTCTTCGAGTTCTATTCGAGCTATCTTGCCTTTCAGATATTTTTCGATGATCAAAGATGCAATTGGTGCAGCTATAGCTCCACCCCAGCCTGCATTCTCGACATATACAGCGATGGCAATTTTTGGATTTATTTTTGGGGCAAATGCAAAAAATACGCTGTGATCTTCTCCATGTGGATTCTGTGAAGTTCCTGTTTTACCACAAATGCTGATTTCGGGATTGTAGGCTAATGTAGCCGTTCCGCTGCTAACTGCCAATTCCATTCCATTGATTACGGGTTCATAGTATTTTTTATGAATAGGAATTTCAATTTTTGTTCTGAATCTTTCCGGGATGGTTTGATTCGTTTTGCTGAATTGCTTTATTAAATGGGGTGCATAGTAATGGCCTTGATTAGCAAGGATTGCGGCTAAGTTTGCCATTTGAAGGGTAGTAAGCTGCAATTCACCCTGGCCGATCCCGACAGAGATAATGTATGTGGAACGCCAGTTATCCGTTTTGTATAATCGCGAATAGTAATCGGATGTTGGAATAAATCCACCGTTTTCTGTACTTAGATCGGATTCCAGAGGTTTGCCCAGACCAAATTTTCCGAGATATTTAGATAATAAATCCAAGCCAATTTTTGGTTTATCAAAACCATTAATTTCGATGAGATCTCTAAATGTTTCGATGAAATATGAATTACAGGAATGTTGAAGTGCGACCGACAAATTATACGGGGAAGGATGACGGTGGCAACCATAGGACACATTTTTGTAATAGTATGCACCAGTGCATGCATGAGGAGTATTTTCGTTCAGCACACCTTCCTGCATTGCGATCAAAGCAAGGATTGGTTTAAAGATAGATCCGGGAGGGTAGATGGCTGATGCAGATCGGTCGAAAAGAGGCTTAAGTGTATCTTTAAGTAAATAAGCATAATCTCTACCTCTATTGGGATTAAAACTTAACAGATTCGGATCAAAATTTGGTGAAGAGACTGCTGCAAGAATTTCTCCGGAGGAAGGTTCTATCGCAACTATACTTCCTACTTTATGTTTCATGAGCTCTTCCCCATATTTTTGCAATTCGACATCAATACTCAGCATCATATCATATCCTGAAATTGCGTCCCTGTCCAGTCGACCATTTTCAAAAGAACCTACTTCTCTTCCTAATTTATCTTTGATGACAAAGTGTACTCCTTTTTCCCCCTTCAAATATTCTTCATACTGCTTTTCAAGGCCTGTCACTCCAATGTAATCTCCTAATTTATAAAGTCCTTCAGACTGATCAATATCTCGTTTATTTACTTCACTAATATATCCTAAATAATGAGCACCATATGGTTCAGGA
Coding sequences:
- the mrdA gene encoding penicillin-binding protein 2, which gives rise to MSQDSRKFRFILLRAFLVILALVFIFNLAKLQLFDPYYINKASATTLNQKTIFPARGLFYDRNGKLLVINYPAYDLYATYKEIKPGMDTQKLCRLLNIDEETFKINLEKDWSSNKYSKSVPFVFLKNLDSRTLLTFQENLYQFPGFYPTLRAVRKYPEPYGAHYLGYISEVNKRDIDQSEGLYKLGDYIGVTGLEKQYEEYLKGEKGVHFVIKDKLGREVGSFENGRLDRDAISGYDMMLSIDVELQKYGEELMKHKVGSIVAIEPSSGEILAAVSSPNFDPNLLSFNPNRGRDYAYLLKDTLKPLFDRSASAIYPPGSIFKPILALIAMQEGVLNENTPHACTGAYYYKNVSYGCHRHPSPYNLSVALQHSCNSYFIETFRDLIEINGFDKPKIGLDLLSKYLGKFGLGKPLESDLSTENGGFIPTSDYYSRLYKTDNWRSTYIISVGIGQGELQLTTLQMANLAAILANQGHYYAPHLIKQFSKTNQTIPERFRTKIEIPIHKKYYEPVINGMELAVSSGTATLAYNPEISICGKTGTSQNPHGEDHSVFFAFAPKINPKIAIAVYVENAGWGGAIAAPIASLIIEKYLKGKIARIELEEKMKKKDLIKKDKT